One Acetobacter ghanensis DNA window includes the following coding sequences:
- a CDS encoding MBL fold metallo-hydrolase, whose product MKVSVLGCGGSSGVPALGGADGHGQWGACNPDEPRNRRSRASIFLRMEDGCGVLVDTGPDLRAQLLAHGISAFDNIIYTHTHADHVAGIDEIRGINRQIGKAINAYATAEVLAELEARFAYVFKPCTPPHFFRAALQSHPITWGQPVTIGGFEFVLFEQNHGYVTSTGIRCGSFAYSTDVVELPEASLECLRGVQTWMVDCFQKTPHGAHAWLDRVMEWKDRLQPQRIILTHMGTEMDWGWMQENLPDGVEAAWDGMSFEVPDPPHGL is encoded by the coding sequence ATGAAGGTCAGTGTGCTTGGGTGTGGTGGCTCATCTGGCGTGCCAGCCCTTGGAGGGGCAGATGGGCATGGCCAGTGGGGTGCCTGCAACCCGGATGAACCCCGTAACAGGCGGAGCCGTGCATCCATTTTTTTGCGTATGGAAGATGGGTGTGGCGTTCTGGTTGATACGGGGCCAGATTTGCGTGCGCAATTGCTTGCGCACGGAATTAGCGCGTTTGACAATATTATTTATACGCATACCCACGCTGACCACGTTGCCGGTATTGATGAGATAAGGGGCATTAACCGCCAGATAGGCAAAGCCATTAACGCCTATGCCACCGCCGAGGTGTTGGCGGAGTTGGAGGCGCGGTTTGCCTATGTTTTCAAACCTTGCACACCACCACATTTTTTTCGGGCGGCCTTGCAGTCTCATCCCATTACATGGGGGCAGCCTGTTACCATCGGCGGGTTTGAGTTTGTTCTGTTTGAGCAAAATCACGGCTACGTCACATCCACGGGTATTCGCTGCGGCTCATTTGCTTACAGTACGGACGTGGTGGAGTTACCCGAAGCGTCTCTTGAGTGCCTGCGTGGTGTGCAGACATGGATGGTGGACTGTTTTCAAAAAACACCACACGGAGCTCATGCGTGGCTTGACCGTGTTATGGAATGGAAAGATCGGCTCCAACCGCAGCGTATTATTCTAACCCATATGGGTACGGAAATGGACTGGGGCTGGATGCAGGAGAACCTCCCGGACGGGGTCGAGGCCGCGTGGGATGGTATGAGCTTTGAGGTCCCCGACCCGCCTCATGGTTTGTGA
- the aroC gene encoding chorismate synthase, translating to MSYNTFGHMFRVTTWGESHGPAIGCVIDGCPPRIALSEADIQPFLDRRRPGQSAFTTQRQEPDQVRILSGVFEGQTTGTPISLVIENTDQRSRDYGDIAQTYRPGHADLVYDLKYGIRDYRGGGRSSARETACRVAAGAVARKVLGEGVSVRGALVQLGPKDIDRTRWDWAEVERNPFFAPDAGVVEEWAAYLAAIRKAGSSIGAVIEVVAEGVPAGLGAPIYGKLDADIAAAFMSINAVKGVEIGDGFASASLTGPENADALFMRDGALEFGSNHAGGVLGGISSGQPVVARFAVKPTSSMLTPVPSITKDGAETQVITKGRHDPCVGIRAVPVGEAMMACVLADHLLRHRAQVGG from the coding sequence GTGTCCTACAATACTTTCGGGCATATGTTCCGGGTTACGACGTGGGGCGAGAGCCATGGTCCTGCGATCGGGTGTGTTATTGACGGCTGCCCGCCGCGGATTGCATTGAGTGAGGCTGATATTCAGCCTTTTCTTGACCGCAGGCGGCCCGGCCAGTCGGCTTTTACAACGCAGCGGCAGGAGCCTGATCAGGTTCGTATTCTGTCCGGTGTGTTTGAAGGGCAGACAACGGGCACACCGATCTCTCTGGTTATCGAGAATACGGACCAGAGGTCGCGCGATTATGGTGACATCGCGCAGACATATCGCCCCGGTCACGCTGACCTTGTGTATGACCTAAAGTACGGTATTCGGGATTATCGTGGCGGAGGGCGCTCCTCCGCTCGTGAGACAGCCTGCCGTGTTGCCGCAGGGGCCGTGGCCCGTAAGGTGCTGGGTGAAGGGGTAAGCGTGCGTGGCGCGCTGGTTCAGCTTGGCCCCAAGGATATTGACCGTACCCGTTGGGACTGGGCAGAGGTAGAGCGTAACCCGTTCTTTGCGCCCGATGCCGGAGTTGTGGAAGAATGGGCCGCGTATCTGGCTGCCATTCGCAAAGCCGGTTCATCCATTGGTGCTGTTATCGAGGTTGTGGCTGAGGGTGTGCCTGCTGGTTTGGGCGCTCCCATTTATGGCAAACTGGATGCAGATATTGCCGCGGCTTTTATGAGCATTAACGCCGTTAAAGGTGTGGAAATTGGTGATGGGTTTGCCTCTGCATCCCTCACTGGCCCAGAAAATGCGGATGCCCTGTTCATGCGTGATGGTGCGTTGGAATTTGGTTCCAACCATGCCGGTGGCGTGTTGGGGGGAATTTCCAGCGGTCAGCCCGTGGTGGCCCGTTTTGCGGTCAAGCCAACCAGTTCCATGCTGACACCTGTTCCGTCCATTACCAAAGATGGGGCGGAAACGCAGGTTATTACCAAAGGGCGGCATGACCCTTGCGTGGGTATTCGGGCTGTTCCTGTTGGAGAAGCCATGATGGCCTGCGTTCTGGCAGACCATCTGCTGCGGCATCGTGCGCAGGTCGGCGGCTGA
- a CDS encoding D-alanyl-D-alanine carboxypeptidase family protein: MQTRRFLLAGGAALFSGGLVVDALARPRHGAAPSSSPVASAPAGGMTPETPATTPVGPVDTMARWACILDYGSGAAVLEKNADERMPPSSLTKMMTAYVTFGMLRAGRLKLDQMLPVSERAWRMQGSKMFVPLGQSVAVQDLIQGMVIQSGNDACIVLSEGISGSEEQFVALMNDTAGKLGLTNSHFMNATGWPAENHYMSARDVAYLALRLIHDFPEYYHFFSEKEFVFNKIHQQNRNLLVVKGLADGLKTGHTDAGGFGLCASSERDGRRVVMAINGLPSDGARGREGERLMGWAFANFENAQIVNKGEMVEQAPVWMGTSQTVPLVAAQDFKMLLPHGWKNSTHVGVDYDSPIIAPVQEGQVIGQLTVVLPGGRQATIPLVAGQAVPALGVLGRAARRLHL, from the coding sequence TTGCAGACTCGACGGTTTTTACTCGCAGGGGGCGCAGCCCTTTTTTCTGGTGGGCTGGTGGTGGATGCGTTGGCGCGTCCTCGGCACGGGGCTGCACCTTCTTCCTCGCCCGTGGCATCAGCTCCGGCTGGTGGCATGACGCCAGAAACACCGGCCACCACGCCCGTTGGACCGGTGGATACAATGGCGCGCTGGGCCTGCATTCTGGATTATGGTAGCGGCGCTGCCGTGCTGGAAAAAAATGCGGATGAGCGTATGCCTCCGTCATCCCTGACCAAGATGATGACGGCGTATGTCACATTTGGCATGTTGCGGGCTGGGCGGCTCAAGCTGGACCAGATGCTGCCGGTTAGCGAGCGGGCATGGCGGATGCAAGGGTCCAAAATGTTCGTGCCACTGGGGCAGAGCGTTGCCGTGCAGGACCTTATTCAGGGTATGGTCATCCAGTCCGGGAATGATGCCTGCATTGTTCTGTCCGAAGGAATTTCCGGTTCTGAGGAACAGTTTGTCGCGCTGATGAACGATACGGCCGGTAAGCTGGGGCTGACCAATTCACACTTCATGAACGCGACCGGCTGGCCTGCGGAAAACCATTATATGTCTGCGCGGGATGTGGCTTATCTGGCGTTGCGCCTTATTCATGACTTTCCGGAATATTATCATTTCTTTTCGGAAAAAGAGTTTGTTTTCAACAAAATTCACCAGCAGAACCGTAACCTCCTTGTGGTCAAGGGGCTGGCAGATGGTCTGAAGACTGGCCACACGGATGCAGGTGGTTTTGGTCTGTGCGCCTCCTCCGAGCGGGATGGACGCCGTGTGGTTATGGCCATTAACGGTCTGCCATCAGATGGTGCCCGTGGGCGTGAAGGTGAGCGCCTGATGGGGTGGGCATTCGCAAATTTTGAAAATGCCCAGATCGTCAACAAGGGCGAGATGGTTGAACAGGCCCCTGTTTGGATGGGAACAAGCCAGACGGTGCCTCTGGTTGCGGCGCAGGACTTCAAGATGCTGCTGCCTCACGGCTGGAAAAACAGTACACATGTGGGGGTGGATTACGACAGCCCGATTATTGCCCCAGTGCAGGAAGGGCAGGTTATTGGCCAGTTGACCGTGGTGCTGCCCGGCGGCAGGCAGGCTACCATTCCGCTTGTGGCAGGGCAGGCGGTGCCTGCCTTGGGTGTGCTTGGGCGAGCAGCCAGACGGCTTCATCTGTAA
- the pdxH gene encoding pyridoxamine 5'-phosphate oxidase: MPETDIASSSVPFTDQPLIDLKADPFTLFDAWMQDAEKAEPCDPNAMVLATATADGRPSARVVLLKGHDQRGFVFYTNMFSRKGQELAANPHAALLFHWKSLRRQIRIEGDIFPVSDEEADAYFASRSRMSRLGAIASNQSHPLADRAIFENRLKEAENKFGDGPIPRPENWSGYRVSPQHFEFWQERPFRLHDRAIWERQGNGWDVTRLYP, from the coding sequence ATGCCGGAAACAGACATAGCCTCCTCCTCTGTCCCTTTTACGGACCAGCCTCTGATTGACCTGAAGGCTGACCCGTTCACGCTCTTTGACGCCTGGATGCAGGATGCAGAAAAAGCAGAGCCCTGTGACCCCAACGCCATGGTTCTGGCCACCGCCACAGCCGATGGTCGTCCCTCCGCACGCGTGGTGCTGCTTAAAGGCCATGACCAGAGAGGGTTTGTCTTTTACACCAACATGTTCAGTCGGAAGGGGCAGGAACTCGCAGCCAACCCGCACGCAGCCCTGCTCTTCCACTGGAAAAGCCTGCGCCGCCAAATTCGAATCGAAGGCGATATTTTTCCAGTCTCGGACGAAGAAGCAGATGCCTATTTTGCGAGTCGGAGCCGCATGTCCCGCCTAGGGGCCATTGCCTCCAACCAGTCTCACCCACTGGCCGACCGAGCAATTTTTGAAAACCGCCTTAAAGAGGCGGAGAACAAGTTTGGGGACGGCCCCATTCCCCGCCCGGAAAACTGGTCTGGCTACCGGGTCAGCCCGCAGCATTTTGAATTCTGGCAGGAGCGTCCGTTCCGCCTGCACGACCGGGCTATATGGGAACGCCAAGGGAACGGATGGGACGTAACACGGTTATATCCATAA
- a CDS encoding septal ring lytic transglycosylase RlpA family protein yields MLLASCSPAHPPGHPDVHYTVGAAWSAQGQWFYPREEFAWQGTGLAVRQTDREGELTADGEVRSMATMTASHPTLQLPAIVTVTNLENGRQVRVRVNDRGPAQPGRIIGLSTQAANLLGMGRDPAQVRIVEDELASRQLAESLPGGVALQISAAPKEQVIQSSLGGAGSAPVGSSTGGEIPPSSGVQMSDMPVTYAQGYASPGMLWVETMDFTSRYAAMRQAGGHGGVVRPVMSGQSMMWAVRQGPFATISAADAALKRALADGLNGSHIVVE; encoded by the coding sequence CTGTTGCTGGCCTCGTGCTCTCCCGCACATCCGCCGGGTCATCCAGATGTGCATTATACCGTTGGCGCAGCGTGGAGCGCGCAGGGGCAATGGTTTTACCCGCGTGAGGAATTTGCCTGGCAGGGGACGGGGCTTGCTGTCCGCCAGACTGACCGCGAAGGGGAACTGACTGCGGATGGTGAGGTGCGAAGCATGGCAACCATGACGGCCAGCCACCCCACACTTCAGTTGCCCGCCATTGTTACCGTGACAAATCTGGAAAATGGGCGACAGGTGCGTGTGCGTGTGAATGACCGGGGACCTGCCCAGCCGGGACGCATCATTGGCTTATCCACGCAGGCGGCCAACCTGCTGGGCATGGGGCGCGACCCGGCACAGGTCCGTATTGTGGAAGATGAATTGGCCAGCCGACAACTGGCGGAATCTTTACCCGGAGGTGTGGCGTTGCAAATTTCGGCCGCCCCCAAGGAGCAGGTTATCCAGTCCAGCCTTGGAGGTGCCGGTAGTGCTCCAGTCGGGAGCAGTACGGGGGGAGAAATTCCCCCCTCATCAGGCGTGCAGATGTCTGATATGCCTGTTACCTACGCGCAGGGATACGCATCCCCCGGCATGCTTTGGGTCGAGACCATGGATTTTACGTCTCGCTACGCCGCTATGAGGCAGGCGGGTGGGCACGGTGGGGTGGTGCGGCCCGTTATGTCTGGCCAAAGCATGATGTGGGCTGTCCGGCAAGGACCGTTTGCGACTATAAGTGCGGCAGACGCAGCCCTTAAGCGGGCATTGGCAGATGGTTTAAATGGTTCTCACATCGTCGTCGAATAG
- the tmk gene encoding dTMP kinase → MMSGQFITLEGGEGVGKSTQLRLLRDALQSQGYRVLATREPGGSPGAEDLRQLLLFGQNPLSLRAEILTHFAARFDHVDQVIRPALADGQIVLCDRFTDSTMAYQGYGRAEGDPAILALIGELQKQLGLMPDMTFLLEAPREVTRQRLAVRGVPTDRYEQADEGFHARIAAGFKQIARQNPERLHCIATANHSQEAVNSLIMKEILSRLSNV, encoded by the coding sequence ATGATGTCTGGCCAGTTCATAACGTTGGAAGGCGGAGAAGGTGTTGGAAAATCCACGCAACTCCGTCTGCTAAGGGATGCTCTACAGTCACAAGGGTATAGGGTTCTAGCAACACGGGAGCCGGGTGGCTCTCCAGGTGCCGAGGATTTGCGGCAGCTTTTGCTTTTTGGACAAAACCCTTTGTCTCTGCGGGCAGAAATTCTGACGCATTTTGCCGCACGGTTTGACCATGTTGATCAGGTTATCCGTCCGGCGCTTGCAGACGGACAGATTGTGCTGTGCGACCGGTTTACGGATTCTACCATGGCGTACCAAGGGTACGGCAGGGCGGAGGGAGACCCTGCTATTCTGGCACTGATTGGTGAGTTGCAAAAACAGCTTGGCCTAATGCCGGACATGACATTTCTGCTGGAAGCACCAAGAGAGGTCACGCGGCAGAGGCTGGCTGTGCGTGGTGTGCCAACAGACCGTTACGAGCAGGCGGATGAAGGATTCCACGCCCGTATTGCCGCAGGGTTTAAGCAAATAGCCCGCCAGAACCCTGAGCGTCTGCACTGTATTGCCACGGCCAACCATAGTCAGGAGGCGGTGAACAGCCTGATCATGAAGGAAATTTTGTCCAGATTATCCAATGTCTGA
- a CDS encoding TatD family hydrolase: MPGLIDSHCHLDHFSDEELPGLLDAAREAGLSGMVTIGTRLSHAPEQKRLTGFGQPDMRIWCTVGTHPDHVEETELPLVQDIVAVAEAPEVIGIGETGLDYFHGREEVRPLQQASFRRHIQAARELDIPVIIHARQADEDVATILEDESAKGAFPILLHCFASGPDLARRVVALGGYVSFSGIATFPKCEEIRSVARDVPLDRILVETDAPYLAPVPQRGKRNQPAFVAHTAGRIAQERGLEMAAFTDQTTRNFQRLFRKVS; this comes from the coding sequence ATGCCGGGATTGATCGACTCTCATTGCCATCTGGACCATTTCTCGGATGAAGAGCTTCCGGGGCTGCTTGATGCAGCACGGGAGGCAGGTCTGAGTGGAATGGTTACAATTGGCACTCGCCTGTCTCATGCTCCAGAGCAAAAGCGTCTGACGGGTTTTGGCCAGCCAGATATGCGCATATGGTGCACCGTTGGCACACACCCGGACCATGTGGAAGAAACAGAGCTTCCCTTGGTGCAGGATATTGTCGCCGTTGCAGAGGCCCCGGAGGTTATCGGCATTGGGGAGACGGGGCTGGATTATTTTCATGGCCGGGAAGAGGTGCGACCACTCCAGCAGGCAAGTTTTCGCCGGCATATTCAGGCTGCCAGAGAACTGGATATTCCGGTGATTATCCATGCCCGTCAGGCGGATGAGGATGTTGCCACTATTCTGGAGGATGAATCCGCCAAAGGGGCTTTTCCAATTTTGCTGCACTGTTTTGCCTCTGGCCCAGATCTGGCGCGGCGGGTGGTAGCTTTGGGCGGCTATGTCAGTTTTTCCGGGATTGCCACATTTCCCAAGTGTGAGGAAATTCGGAGCGTTGCCCGTGACGTGCCCTTGGACCGTATTCTGGTGGAAACCGACGCGCCTTATCTGGCACCGGTGCCGCAACGTGGCAAACGCAACCAGCCTGCTTTTGTTGCCCATACAGCGGGTCGTATTGCGCAGGAGCGTGGTCTGGAAATGGCTGCCTTTACTGACCAGACAACGCGGAATTTTCAACGGTTGTTTCGTAAGGTTAGCTAA
- a CDS encoding DedA family protein, with translation MLDHFLEITASQPLLQVLIVILATFVLEDAATVITAIQVHLHTISIPVALIALYCGIVVGDVGLYGLGALAAKWPPAQRWITVPSAQAQQSWLNKNLFKVVFISRFVPGTRLPLYTACGFFRAGLPVFTAATTCATLIWTTALFMLSLRIGGVLLAHLGAWRWVGIAGFVIVIILMGRLVARTQKRKM, from the coding sequence GTGCTTGACCATTTTCTGGAAATCACAGCTTCACAACCCCTCCTGCAGGTTCTGATTGTTATTCTGGCCACTTTTGTGCTGGAAGATGCGGCAACCGTCATTACCGCCATTCAGGTCCACCTCCACACAATCAGCATTCCAGTTGCCTTGATCGCCCTCTATTGTGGCATTGTTGTAGGCGATGTGGGGCTTTATGGGTTGGGTGCACTCGCTGCCAAATGGCCACCCGCACAACGGTGGATTACGGTTCCCTCCGCGCAGGCTCAACAATCCTGGCTCAACAAAAACCTGTTTAAGGTTGTATTCATCAGCCGCTTTGTACCGGGCACACGCCTGCCGCTTTATACTGCCTGCGGTTTTTTTCGGGCTGGCCTTCCTGTTTTTACGGCGGCAACCACCTGCGCCACGTTAATCTGGACGACTGCGCTCTTCATGCTCTCCCTCCGAATTGGTGGTGTGCTGCTGGCTCACCTTGGTGCATGGCGCTGGGTTGGTATTGCCGGTTTTGTTATTGTTATCATTCTTATGGGGCGACTGGTTGCGCGCACCCAAAAACGCAAGATGTGA
- a CDS encoding OsmC family protein, translating to MSSIIKHGSAHWEGAIKTGKGTVSTQSGALNKQPYGFNTRFEGQPGTNPEELLGAAHAACFSMALSLILGDAGLTATSIDTQADVSLNKTDAGFEIDAITLRLKAQVPGATQQQFEELANKAKVGCPVSKLFKATITLEATLVA from the coding sequence ATGAGCAGCATTATCAAACATGGCAGCGCACATTGGGAAGGTGCCATTAAAACAGGCAAAGGCACTGTTTCCACCCAGAGTGGCGCACTCAACAAGCAACCTTACGGTTTTAACACGCGCTTTGAAGGACAGCCCGGCACCAATCCGGAAGAACTTCTCGGTGCCGCCCACGCTGCCTGTTTTTCCATGGCGCTGTCCCTCATTCTGGGAGATGCGGGACTAACCGCCACGTCCATTGATACGCAGGCCGATGTCAGCCTGAACAAGACAGATGCGGGTTTTGAAATTGACGCCATTACCCTACGCCTGAAGGCACAGGTCCCCGGCGCAACGCAACAGCAGTTTGAGGAACTGGCCAACAAAGCCAAAGTGGGTTGCCCTGTTTCCAAACTCTTCAAGGCAACCATAACGTTGGAAGCAACTCTGGTCGCGTAA
- the fabI gene encoding enoyl-ACP reductase FabI — MSSPNAELPTKGTLMKGKKGLVMGVANDRSLAWGIASAVAAQGGELAFTYQGEALGKRVQPLAESVGAKLVLPCDVTDDAAIDETFATIEREWGELDFVVHAIGWADKQFLRGRYVDTPRAAFLTALDISCYSFTAVARRAAGLMKNGGSLLTLSYLGAERVMPHYNVMGVAKAALEASVRYMAADLGSEGIRVNAVSAGPVKTLAASGIGDFRYILKWNQYNAPLERNVMLEEVGGAGLYMLSDLSSGVTGEVHHVDCGYHMVGMKNPAAPDISVAGD; from the coding sequence ATGTCTTCTCCCAACGCCGAGCTGCCCACAAAAGGTACGCTGATGAAGGGCAAAAAAGGTCTGGTGATGGGTGTTGCCAATGACCGCTCTCTTGCATGGGGCATTGCATCCGCAGTGGCCGCACAGGGGGGCGAACTGGCATTTACCTATCAGGGCGAAGCGTTGGGCAAACGCGTACAGCCTTTGGCAGAAAGTGTTGGTGCAAAGCTGGTTCTGCCGTGCGATGTAACGGACGACGCCGCCATTGACGAAACATTCGCTACGATTGAGCGCGAATGGGGTGAACTGGACTTTGTCGTGCACGCCATTGGCTGGGCTGACAAGCAGTTCCTGCGTGGCCGCTACGTGGATACCCCGCGCGCCGCATTCCTGACTGCGCTGGATATTTCGTGCTATTCCTTTACCGCCGTTGCACGCCGTGCTGCGGGCCTGATGAAGAATGGCGGCTCCTTGCTCACTCTTAGCTATTTGGGTGCAGAGCGCGTTATGCCCCACTATAATGTCATGGGTGTTGCCAAGGCTGCGCTTGAGGCATCCGTGCGTTACATGGCGGCTGACCTTGGGTCTGAGGGTATTCGTGTGAATGCAGTGTCCGCAGGGCCGGTCAAAACGCTGGCAGCCAGCGGAATTGGCGATTTCCGCTACATTCTCAAGTGGAATCAGTATAACGCGCCGCTGGAACGCAACGTGATGCTGGAAGAAGTGGGGGGCGCTGGGCTATATATGCTGTCCGACCTTTCTTCCGGGGTAACGGGTGAAGTGCACCACGTTGACTGTGGTTACCACATGGTGGGCATGAAAAATCCGGCGGCTCCCGATATTTCTGTTGCTGGGGACTAA
- a CDS encoding universal stress protein produces MKDVRKILLPLPSTSNAEAALVRGGNFARRFGAHLAVLHVRPDGRDIAPLAGEGMSGAMVEDLMRSADHESARHAHDVHTLFERYTAAQPDIQVVPLHSMYPVDAPSISFTVVRGAESEIVPAQARLSDFTLVPHPDSGDEVSSSETLHAVLFDSGRPVVMAPRTSPVGLIKRVCIGWNGTAESSSALRGALAWAQTAEAVRVLHCGDYQRRGPSAKDVLEYLAAHSIKADAVEFQPIDRDVGKGLLAACKDFDADMLAMGAYSHSRLRQLILGGVTRHVLETADITVLMSR; encoded by the coding sequence ATGAAAGACGTCCGCAAAATCCTGCTTCCACTCCCCAGCACGTCCAATGCCGAAGCGGCACTGGTCCGCGGTGGCAATTTTGCCCGCCGCTTTGGCGCACACCTTGCAGTTCTGCACGTTCGCCCCGATGGACGCGACATTGCGCCACTGGCGGGCGAAGGTATGTCGGGCGCAATGGTGGAAGACCTTATGCGCTCTGCCGACCACGAAAGCGCACGCCATGCCCATGACGTGCATACGCTGTTCGAGCGTTACACGGCAGCACAGCCCGACATTCAGGTCGTCCCCCTGCACAGCATGTATCCGGTCGATGCGCCAAGCATCAGCTTTACCGTTGTGCGCGGTGCGGAAAGCGAGATTGTTCCCGCACAGGCGCGCCTGTCCGACTTTACACTGGTGCCACACCCGGATTCTGGAGATGAGGTTTCGTCTTCCGAAACGCTGCACGCTGTGCTGTTTGACAGTGGACGTCCGGTTGTTATGGCCCCCCGCACCAGCCCGGTCGGGCTGATTAAACGCGTGTGCATTGGCTGGAATGGAACTGCGGAATCTTCCTCCGCTCTCCGGGGAGCTCTGGCGTGGGCCCAGACGGCCGAAGCCGTGCGGGTGCTGCACTGTGGTGACTACCAGCGCCGTGGTCCCAGCGCAAAAGACGTGCTGGAGTATCTGGCCGCGCACAGCATCAAGGCGGATGCCGTAGAATTTCAGCCCATCGACCGTGATGTGGGGAAAGGTCTGCTCGCTGCCTGCAAGGACTTTGATGCCGATATGCTGGCCATGGGGGCCTATTCACATTCCCGCCTCAGACAGCTTATTCTGGGCGGTGTGACCCGGCATGTACTGGAAACAGCCGATATTACGGTGCTTATGAGCCGCTAA
- a CDS encoding DNA polymerase III subunit delta' has protein sequence MSDRTFMSPRLASLHLQGHGAELALFREALGKGRMPHAWLVTGPPGIGKATFAFALARILLGGEAEELPAGRRISAATHADLLVVERGYDEKKQRYRQEIVADDVRPINAFLRRTAAEGGWRVVIVDGAEWMNRSAANAVLKILEEPPPATVLILTSSAPGRLLPTIRSRCRKLELAPLPEADMRKVMHTQWPDLPEQDFMRILAQAHGAPGKAVALLADAGGSVAALVAEVLQGVPALRGYEIAETILRKDYGFSLFFALLSDQLQTTARQAAKAGSAQCMAIAAAWEQIMRVHTETERFNLDKQEALIEAMTIASPE, from the coding sequence ATGTCTGACAGGACTTTCATGTCGCCACGTCTGGCGTCATTGCACTTGCAAGGCCATGGCGCGGAACTGGCCCTCTTCCGCGAGGCGCTAGGTAAGGGGCGTATGCCCCATGCGTGGTTGGTGACGGGGCCTCCGGGCATTGGCAAGGCAACATTCGCATTTGCGTTGGCCCGCATTCTGCTGGGTGGTGAGGCGGAAGAGCTGCCCGCAGGACGCCGTATTTCCGCTGCGACCCATGCTGATCTGCTGGTGGTCGAGCGTGGCTATGATGAAAAAAAACAGCGTTATAGGCAGGAAATCGTTGCCGATGACGTCCGGCCGATTAACGCATTTTTACGCCGGACCGCAGCCGAGGGAGGCTGGCGGGTGGTTATTGTGGATGGTGCGGAATGGATGAACCGGAGTGCCGCGAATGCGGTTCTTAAAATTCTGGAAGAGCCACCACCCGCCACGGTCCTGATTCTGACCAGTTCCGCCCCCGGACGTCTGTTGCCGACCATACGCAGCCGTTGCCGCAAGCTGGAGCTTGCCCCCCTGCCAGAGGCCGATATGCGTAAGGTCATGCATACGCAATGGCCGGATCTGCCAGAGCAGGATTTTATGCGTATTCTGGCACAGGCACATGGAGCGCCGGGCAAGGCTGTGGCATTGTTGGCGGATGCTGGCGGTAGTGTAGCCGCGTTGGTAGCCGAAGTATTGCAGGGTGTGCCCGCGTTGCGGGGGTATGAAATTGCCGAAACCATTTTACGTAAGGATTATGGTTTCAGCCTCTTTTTCGCTCTGTTATCAGACCAGTTACAAACCACAGCGCGGCAGGCCGCCAAGGCGGGCAGCGCCCAGTGCATGGCCATTGCCGCCGCGTGGGAACAGATTATGCGCGTTCATACCGAGACGGAACGCTTTAATCTGGATAAACAGGAAGCTCTTATTGAAGCCATGACGATTGCGAGCCCAGAATGA